In Rickettsia endosymbiont of Gonocerus acuteangulatus, the following are encoded in one genomic region:
- a CDS encoding IS630 family transposase (programmed frameshift) → MAKAYSYDLRIRVIKSLIDGKTIKETSEIYSISRKTIIEWKKLKKQTGDVKAKSGYHTGHRRIIRDIEGFKKFIELNFDKTTMELANNWSQKVSASTISRLLNKLGYSYKKTFLHPKRDIGLRNEFILKLKTIDKQDLVFIDESGIEDNSCREHGWSIIGQRCYGEKVYQHKSRISMIAGLCVKDIIAPIIFDGICNKDIFETYVQEILIKELKAGQIVVMDNINFHKSTKVKTLIESVGCSILFLPTYSPDLNPIEHYWFKIKNEIRKTISNFEHFFDAVYYALKKVTTLSH, encoded by the exons ATGGCAAAGGCATATTCATACGATTTAAGAATACGAGTAATAAAAAGTTTAATAGATGGTAAAACAATAAAAGAGACTTCAGAGATATACTCTATTAGTAGGAAGACTATAATAGAGTGGAAAAAATTAAAGAAACAAACTGGGGATGTCAAAGCAAAAAGTGGTTATCATACAGGACATCGTAGAATAATAAGAGACATAGAGGGATTTAAAAAATTTATAGAATTAAATTTTGATAAAACCACCATGGAGCTAGCTAATAACTGGAGTCAAAAAGTATCTGCAAGTACGATATCAAGATTGCTTAATAAATTAGGTTATAGTTAT AAAAAAACTTTTCTTCATCCCAAAAGGGATATTGGTCTAAGGAATGAGTTTATATTGAAACTAAAAACTATAGATAAACAAGATTTAGTATTTATCGATGAGTCTGGGATAGAAGATAATAGCTGTAGAGAACACGGGTGGAGCATTATCGGTCAAAGATGTTATGGTGAAAAGGTCTATCAACATAAATCACGGATTAGTATGATTGCTGGGCTGTGTGTCAAAGATATTATTGCCCCAATAATATTTGATGGGATATGTAATAAGGACATTTTTGAAACTTATGTACAAGAGATATTGATCAAGGAATTAAAGGCTGGTCAGATAGTAGTAATGGATAATATTAATTTTCATAAAAGTACAAAAGTGAAAACGTTAATTGAATCTGTTGGTTGCAGTATTTTATTTTTACCAACTTACTCTCCTGACTTAAATCCTATTGAGCATTACTGGTTTAAAATCAAGAATGAAATAAGAAAAACTATTTCTAATTTTGAGCACTTTTTTGATGCTGTTTACTATGCTCTTAAAAAAGTCACTACCTTATCGCATTAA
- the tnpA gene encoding IS200/IS605 family transposase, giving the protein MSKYIHKSHNVTVLLYHMVFPAKYRRAVFDVSVDQVLREICLEIEKRYQIKFLEIGVDEDHVHFLVQSVPTYSVTKIVTTIKSVTARQIFRQCPQVKKQLWGGEFWTDGYFTSTVGKHGNENMIGKYVKNQGKEYQKLHEDHQLAFF; this is encoded by the coding sequence ATGAGCAAATATATACATAAAAGTCATAATGTTACGGTACTGCTGTATCACATGGTATTTCCAGCAAAATATCGCCGAGCAGTGTTTGACGTATCAGTTGATCAAGTATTACGAGAAATATGTTTAGAGATAGAAAAGAGATATCAAATAAAATTTTTAGAAATAGGGGTTGATGAAGATCATGTCCATTTTTTGGTACAATCTGTACCAACCTATAGCGTAACAAAAATAGTAACAACAATTAAAAGTGTTACAGCTCGTCAAATATTTAGACAGTGTCCACAGGTAAAGAAACAATTATGGGGTGGAGAATTTTGGACTGATGGATATTTTACGAGTACGGTAGGTAAGCATGGAAATGAGAATATGATAGGAAAATACGTAAAAAACCAAGGCAAGGAATATCAGAAACTGCATGAGGATCATCAGCTAGCTTTCTTCTAA
- a CDS encoding transposase, whose translation MSKRIKLQAIPINRTDYCQFLIVSQKNYSLTYYAEHAKKCSHDVINRFLRNEKYTPSLLWEHIKNDVIFSSNGYTIFDDTVLNKRNTKQIEIARSQYSGATGRVTKGIGVVSLVYYNPDINKFWVIDYRIFAPDHDGATKLEHLLNMLNNAVYSKKIPFQTVLFDTWYSTHKIMQHVDSLGKYYYAPIKANRNVSKTHDSKPSKLTLCYSKYAKNSYYTAMFYSEALHNIP comes from the coding sequence ATGTCAAAGAGGATAAAGTTGCAAGCAATACCAATTAATAGGACAGATTATTGTCAATTTTTAATAGTTAGCCAAAAGAATTATAGTTTAACCTACTACGCTGAACATGCAAAGAAATGTAGTCATGATGTTATTAATAGATTTTTAAGGAATGAAAAATATACACCTTCTTTGTTATGGGAACACATCAAGAATGATGTTATTTTTTCATCTAATGGATATACAATATTTGATGATACGGTTTTAAATAAAAGGAATACGAAGCAAATAGAAATTGCAAGATCGCAGTACAGTGGAGCTACAGGTAGAGTTACTAAAGGTATAGGAGTAGTGAGTCTGGTATATTATAACCCTGATATTAATAAGTTTTGGGTAATAGATTATCGAATTTTTGCACCTGATCATGATGGAGCAACAAAACTAGAACACCTATTAAACATGTTAAATAATGCTGTTTATAGCAAGAAGATTCCTTTTCAAACAGTACTTTTTGACACATGGTATTCTACACACAAAATTATGCAACATGTTGACTCTCTGGGGAAATATTATTATGCCCCTATTAAAGCCAATAGAAACGTTAGTAAAACACACGATTCTAAACCTTCAAAACTTACACTATGTTATAGCAAATATGCTAAAAACTCTTATTACACAGCAATGTTTTATAGTGAAGCACTTCATAATATCCCTTAA
- a CDS encoding tetratricopeptide repeat protein has translation MGLYNEYVLYNFKKSLEYKQEALKIFQELHQGNNPLIASLLNNVGMSYEQSGNISKGLKYLKKALKMKQALYQDNHSDIAESLNNVGGSYERSGQYSKAVKFRKSIKDEASVIPR, from the coding sequence ATCGGTTTATATAATGAATATGTATTATATAACTTTAAGAAATCATTAGAGTATAAACAAGAAGCACTAAAAATATTCCAAGAATTACATCAAGGCAATAACCCTCTCATTGCTAGTTTACTTAATAATGTCGGTATGTCTTATGAACAGTCAGGTAATATTTCCAAAGGACTGAAATATTTAAAAAAAGCATTAAAGATGAAGCAAGCGTTATACCAAGACAACCACTCTGATATTGCTGAATCTCTTAATAATGTCGGTGGATCTTATGAACGATCAGGACAATATTCAAAAGCAGTAAAATTTAGAAAAAGCATTAAAGATGAGGCAAGCGTTATACCAAGGTAA
- a CDS encoding lipase family protein: MSSTNKYQALITQLEKNDPKLVHLDLKDIDLTILQLEEIASKIQNNDFIGNVSWGKMPKLSVDFVEKIESKIILNNQNYKQYPNDFIHGLLSLHSYIDSKAQEKVAFEEAKYNQYLEDWKIFKIFNEPKIGRYYAVAYVNEKKKQLVLAHRGNTFEGWDLLKTDSSMKNHFKSVLGGQIVAQQAAAYQATQEITEYAKKHDYNLSFTGYSLGAWFAELSLYFAYQDFNYSKAKAITFDSPGSAKVMDSFKSNVLSHETHFDIRNLDITTYLSAPNFVNTSNPHIHKAYRLFPEITATEYSSKIINVLNKTIPIVSILTLSRDLLDSMLDVFDPETGIPIEYEKILDWPCLQYDSTGDTLGAKLLDSVPVGGSIKHLTSNLIRRGMTATTLGSFLEVFDHFISGNVAIEQILEFYKHLEDPTQTEGKKQFELFYQGHYKSQKVNLSEDIVNIDNKRNGDWHLCQLADLNLEIKEIPDLARKQLKTIKEQYKIEEIEEENHKNYIFTNSPNINVDDLREQILRVVKVSKEAKKY; the protein is encoded by the coding sequence ATGAGTTCTACAAACAAATATCAAGCACTTATCACTCAATTAGAAAAAAATGATCCTAAACTTGTACATCTTGACCTTAAAGATATAGATTTAACAATATTGCAGTTAGAAGAAATAGCAAGTAAAATTCAGAACAATGATTTTATCGGTAATGTAAGTTGGGGTAAAATGCCCAAGCTTTCAGTTGATTTTGTAGAAAAAATAGAAAGTAAAATCATTTTAAACAATCAAAATTATAAGCAATATCCTAATGATTTTATTCATGGGTTACTTAGTTTGCATTCCTATATAGATTCTAAAGCACAGGAAAAAGTAGCCTTTGAAGAAGCAAAATATAATCAATATTTAGAAGATTGGAAAATATTTAAAATATTTAACGAGCCTAAAATAGGTAGATATTACGCAGTAGCATATGTAAATGAAAAGAAAAAGCAATTAGTACTTGCTCATAGAGGTAATACATTTGAGGGATGGGATTTGCTAAAAACTGATTCCTCAATGAAAAATCATTTTAAGAGCGTTTTAGGAGGGCAGATAGTAGCACAGCAAGCAGCAGCATATCAGGCTACGCAGGAAATCACCGAATATGCTAAAAAGCATGACTATAATCTATCTTTTACGGGTTATTCTTTAGGTGCGTGGTTTGCAGAATTAAGCTTATATTTTGCTTATCAAGATTTTAACTATTCCAAAGCAAAAGCCATAACGTTCGATAGCCCTGGCTCTGCAAAAGTTATGGATAGTTTTAAATCAAATGTACTCAGCCATGAAACTCATTTTGATATAAGAAATTTAGACATAACTACTTATCTATCTGCTCCGAATTTTGTAAATACTAGTAACCCTCATATCCATAAGGCATATAGATTATTTCCTGAAATTACGGCTACCGAGTATAGCAGTAAAATAATAAATGTCCTAAATAAAACCATCCCAATTGTTTCTATATTAACTTTAAGCAGAGATTTACTTGATTCAATGCTGGATGTTTTTGATCCTGAAACAGGAATACCTATAGAATATGAAAAAATATTAGATTGGCCATGCTTACAATATGATTCTACAGGTGACACGCTAGGGGCTAAGTTACTTGATTCTGTACCTGTTGGCGGTAGCATTAAACATTTGACGAGTAATTTAATAAGAAGAGGTATGACGGCAACAACGTTAGGTAGCTTTTTAGAAGTATTTGATCATTTTATAAGCGGTAATGTCGCAATTGAGCAAATTTTAGAATTTTATAAACATTTAGAAGATCCTACACAAACAGAGGGAAAGAAACAATTTGAACTTTTTTATCAAGGACATTACAAATCGCAAAAAGTAAATTTATCTGAAGATATAGTAAATATAGATAATAAAAGAAATGGTGATTGGCATTTATGCCAGTTAGCAGACCTAAACCTTGAAATAAAAGAAATACCAGACTTAGCTAGAAAGCAATTAAAAACCATAAAAGAACAATATAAGATAGAAGAAATAGAGGAAGAAAATCATAAAAACTATATATTTACAAACTCACCTAATATTAATGTTGATGATTTAAGAGAACAAATTCTAAGAGTAGTTAAAGTTAGCAAAGAAGCAAAAAAATATTGA
- a CDS encoding tetratricopeptide repeat protein, with the protein MLFTMLLKKSLPYRIKLYQSNHPMIAESLKNIGFTYCQLSDVSEGLKYFELALKIEQQLYQGNHRKVALSLHNIGFTYYKLGNISKGIKYFEDALKMYKALYQINHPYIATSLDNISVIYQDLGDANKVVELKKQAYLIFIRSLSLDHLVTKLIKSYLEKASPEFIKNNETREFILQRGDFEEVTLEVKQRIQKKF; encoded by the coding sequence ATGCTGTTTACTATGCTCTTAAAAAAGTCACTACCTTATCGCATTAAGCTATATCAAAGCAACCATCCTATGATTGCTGAATCTCTTAAAAATATAGGTTTCACTTATTGTCAGTTAAGTGATGTCTCTGAAGGATTAAAATATTTTGAGTTAGCTTTGAAGATAGAGCAACAATTATACCAAGGTAATCACCGTAAAGTTGCTCTCTCTCTCCATAATATTGGTTTTACTTATTATAAATTAGGTAATATCTCTAAAGGAATAAAGTATTTTGAAGATGCATTAAAAATGTATAAAGCTTTATATCAAATTAACCATCCTTATATCGCTACTTCTCTCGATAATATTAGTGTGATTTACCAAGACTTAGGCGATGCAAACAAAGTTGTAGAGCTTAAAAAACAAGCTTACTTGATATTTATTCGAAGTTTAAGTTTAGATCATCTTGTGACTAAACTTATAAAAAGTTATCTAGAAAAGGCTTCCCCAGAATTCATAAAAAACAACGAGACTAGGGAGTTTATATTACAACGGGGGGATTTTGAGGAAGTTACTTTAGAAGTCAAACAAAGAATACAAAAAAAGTTTTAA
- a CDS encoding NTPase, translating into MKDRNAYSANYTRSINSNLPTLSVYNLIHREAVFKQIDNALSKNSCVAINAFAGTGMTTLAKDYGRKQIEEAKKIVRFINADSVYKIKEAYRQLAKELAIYITDKKEGEIIRLVCNKIANLNLFWVYSPPLAA; encoded by the coding sequence TTGAAAGATCGCAATGCTTATTCTGCCAATTATACAAGGAGTATAAACAGTAATTTACCTACTTTATCAGTTTATAACCTTATTCATCGTGAAGCTGTATTTAAACAAATCGATAATGCTTTAAGTAAAAACTCATGTGTAGCAATTAATGCTTTTGCCGGAACGGGTATGACTACTTTAGCTAAAGATTACGGTCGTAAACAAATAGAAGAAGCAAAGAAAATAGTACGCTTTATTAATGCTGATTCTGTCTATAAAATTAAAGAAGCATATAGGCAACTTGCTAAAGAGCTTGCCATTTATATAACAGATAAAAAAGAGGGAGAGATAATAAGATTAGTCTGTAATAAAATTGCAAATTTAAATCTCTTTTGGGTATATTCCCCGCCGCTTGCGGCGTAA
- a CDS encoding DUF167 family protein — MKFFTYNSLSKLAFLNIKVKAAAKNNNIKEFIIINDIPYLKLSIKAHAQQGKANEEIINFLAKEWQLLRSNIEITNSLKTILIKNIDEEYLNLILKSYIK, encoded by the coding sequence ATGAAATTTTTTACCTATAATTCTTTATCAAAATTAGCATTTTTAAATATAAAAGTTAAGGCGGCTGCAAAAAATAATAACATTAAAGAATTTATTATAATTAATGATATTCCCTATCTAAAATTATCTATAAAAGCACATGCACAACAAGGCAAAGCTAACGAAGAAATCATAAATTTTTTAGCAAAAGAATGGCAATTATTGCGAAGTAATATTGAGATAACTAACAGTTTAAAGACAATTTTAATAAAAAATATTGACGAAGAGTATTTAAATTTAATTTTAAAATCCTATATTAAATAA
- a CDS encoding tetratricopeptide repeat protein — translation MRQALYQGNHPKIAESLYNVGAVYDTLDYIFEALKYQKKALKMRQALYQGNHPQIANSLGNIGAAYNTLGYTSEGLKYTEKSLKMYKALYRDNHPKIALSL, via the coding sequence ATGAGGCAAGCGTTATACCAAGGTAATCATCCTAAGATTGCTGAATCTCTTTATAATGTTGGAGCGGTTTATGATACATTAGATTACATTTTTGAAGCACTAAAATATCAAAAAAAAGCATTAAAGATGAGGCAAGCGTTATATCAAGGCAACCATCCTCAGATTGCTAACTCTCTTGGTAATATTGGAGCGGCTTATAATACATTAGGTTACACTTCTGAAGGACTGAAATATACAGAAAAATCTTTAAAGATGTATAAAGCTCTATATCGAGATAATCATCCTAAGATTGCTCTCTCTTTATAG